The following are from one region of the Colias croceus chromosome 4, ilColCroc2.1 genome:
- the LOC123691389 gene encoding restin homolog isoform X13: MDALWEKHPRRLSEAGLRRSSDHSVVLTEDTDSFIIGERVWVGGTKPGQIAYIGETQFAPGDWAGIVLDDPIGKNDGSVAGVRYFQCPEKRGVFSRLTRLTREPLVSHAPHDASPVSDAGSVFERPPSGSARQRRALSPNGSIRSIVSSKMNASISTTTGGDLRMGDRVIVSSSRGSKAGTLRYVGVTDFATGVWAGVELDDPIGKNDGSVDGKRYFECAPRFGLFAPISKVSRSPSNRKPGACAIHSNGRATPLRRSNSRDSLTSLGTSIASSRAGVRLGVTSLGSQRVGAPRASSTPVSAKNALQELLREKQHHLERLMRERELERAEVAKASLQADRAENALALVQKEASQANSENAKLRAELEKLNKLLEDEKQKVEDLMFRNEEENINKEDYYKYKEAMERERLSREKHIRELEAEIALQAARAETTASALQALEEQRTAEMTAIAEQHKEELAAAQTLSTELQNLLDEAYALLKEKENEKDSLGKSMSEELSKVKSESEKALLEAKTKMAISQTEFDTQLSVLTSKLQLVESKLETEKQNVERLNKDNSQIITDLNTKLTQLQATVDDKTLELNKVLGASKEHEVNLNKEISKLKMELSAKVLDIEQLQDAKAKQDAQCKSLQEEIERVKDELNTKITEYESVLNEASQQEEKSKLEILRLQQDLSAKIKDYDKLLNESNIANETKEKVMNEYKQTIHERDKEVIRLKGDYEEATANFNIKHSKIAEEHKKEIEDRNLRIEQLTKEIESHKQILEKNKVEIDSLTTQFNMNTDELKALKEENVRLKQSLNELTEINTNLKNKISSMELEIGELNRQLESTKEKCEELQKSKEKVENEYMNLTGQTTDSNEQFNKLSQHLKDTEKELQDLKDKHRETANNYGRVEQELKQKIFKIQEDFSIERTELIRSIDENVEKHKIAEQKLQEIEQRVLQVNNRLKELETENDKLLDENTILKQEIESLKIKEQEMIHEFDATRKKLEVDTDKYKEEIALLKAEGASSEVKLIEKVDQLTDAQNDLNNKLEEARKHEDSLQKILDDMTLQINNEKIQHEKERDQILNQLAHINTQAGVQKNEEIELKKTLEVKENDIKELKLKLEMLEIDLKSNEEIVVEKDRQMAQISEELTKMTDNKNKIEEQLNIVLTESTTLKQKYESLLKNSSTEESLLKEQHGQLETLKIEMATMVAEKCNLEAKYNETISEISKLKENLDQLEVNLKQTTEINTELTKRVEEKDNLLKTQSQKIEQNSIQMKSVDEEIQNLKNELNGKITALHEKEEQLNKLNEIVKEGSNDSKQAIEVLESETTELKRKHLNEVESLNNTIKTLQNSLSEQEKQVIELLQSKEKLNELQTMLAKSDNDIKQLTNINEAQKLNYEDLNKQLQTQFDEYKKESKLLRHDLKAKVSNYEKELEDSRKKISTEIETQNQLQTKLSDADKAILELKEKLELLSVQQINVGEKDERLEKLTLELQATRNSNAEALQHMEKTLHSLRVDIEQKMALVKEKDSIIVRLQEDLKNFKSKLEISEREKVLLQKDISKRNSEIRDKNDNNAMGTLGQGDTAPARSEEDKDMLDGQVNFLNSVIVDMQKKNEQLMARVQALEGGNITAEPTLFNGRKARAVAPRLFCDICDVFDAHDTEDCPKQALPDTREPHEGKKQPPPPRPYCDICEVFGHATENCDEEETF; encoded by the exons ATGGACGCGTTGTGGGAGAAACATCCGCGCAGGCTCAGCGAGGCCGGCCTCAGACGGTCCTCAG ATCACAGCGTCGTTTTAACGGAAGATACCGACAGTTTCATTATTGGGGAGCGAGTTTGGGTTGGAGGAACGAAACCAGGTCAAATTGCGTATATCGGTGAAACACAATTTGCTCCTGGTGACTGGGCGGGAATTGTACTTGATGACCCTATTG gaaaaaatgATGGATCTGTAGCTGGAGTTAGAtattttcaatgcccagagaAGAGAGGGGTTTTTTCCCGTTTGACTCGATTGACTCGTGAACCACTTGTATCCCATGCTCCACATGACGCGTCACCTGTATCGGACGCAGGAAGCGTTTTTGAAAGGCCACCATCTGGTTCTGCTAGACAAAGGCGCGCCTTATCACCCAATGGCAGTATTCGAAGCATCGTCAGCAGTAAGATGA aTGCTTCAATTTCTACCACTACGGGTGGTGATTTACGTATGGGTGATCGCGTTATTGTGTCTAGTAGCCGTGGTAGCAAGGCTGGCACTCTTCGCTATGTGGGTGTTACCGATTTTGCTACCGGCGTATGGGCCGGCGTTGAACTCGATGATCCTATTGGAAAGAACGATGGATCTGTAGATGGGAAGAG ATATTTCGAGTGCGCACCACGTTTTGGTTTATTCGCTCCTATATCGAAGGTTTCTCGGTCTCCGTCCAACCGCAAGCCTGGCGCGTGCGCGATCCATAGCAACGGTCGCGCTACTCCATTGCGGCGTTCCAACTCCCGCGACTCGCTCACGTCTCTCGGCACGTCGATCGCGTCGTCCCGCGCAGGGGTGAGACTGGGGGTGACGTCGCTGGGTTCTCAG CGTGTCGGAGCTCCGCGAGCCTCTTCCACCCCGGTCTCCGCTAAGAACGCCCTGCAG gaaCTGCTGCGTGAAAAGCAACATCATTTGGAGCGGCTTATGCGTGAGAGAGAGTTGGAAAGAGCTGAGGTGGCGAAAGCGTCCCTACAGGCTGATCGTGCGGAAAACGCGCTTGCTTTGGTACAGAAGGAGGCTTCGCAG GCAAATTCTGAGAACGCGAAACTCAGAGCTGAGCTCGAAAAGTTGAATAAGTTGTTAGAAGATGAAAAACAGAAAGTTGAAGATCTTATGTTTAGaaatgaagaagaaaatattaacaaagaaGACTATTAT AAATATAAAGAAGCGATGGAG CGGGAGAGACTATCTCGGGAGAAGCATATTCGTGAATTGGAAGCTGAAATTGCATTACAAGCGGCTCGCGCTGAAACCACGGCGAGCGCCCTTCAAGCGCTTGAAGAACAACGAACTGCTGAAATGACAGCCATAGCAGAACAACACAAAGAAGAATTGGCGGCGGCACAAA CGTTGTCCACAGAATTACAAAATCTTCTAGACGAAGCATATGCACTGTTAAAGGAAAAAGAGAACGAAAAAGATTCTCTGGGCAAAAGCATGTCGGAAGAATTATCCAAAGTTAAATCTGAATCGGAGAAGGCTCTGCTCGAAGCTAAAACCAAAATGGCTATTTCACAAACCGAGTTTGATACTCAACTATCAGTTTTAACGTCCAAATTACAGCTTGTAGAATCAAAGCTGGAGACTGAAAAACAAAACGTAGAACgtttaaataaagataatagtCAAATAATTACTGATTTAAATACTAAGTTGACACAGCTTCAAGCTACAGTAGATGATAAAACATTAGAATTAAACAAGG TACTTGGTGCTAGTAAAGAACATGAAGTCAActtaaacaaagaaataagtaAGTTAAAAATGGAACTTAGCGCTAAGGTATTAGATATTGAACAGTTGCAAGATGCAAAAGCTAAACAAGATGCCCAGTGCAAATCATTGCAAGAAGAAATTGAACGCGTAAAAGAtgaattaaatactaaaataacagAATACGAAAGTGTACTTAATGAAGCTTCACAACAAGAAGAAAAAAGTAAACTAGAGATTTTAAGATTACAACAAGATTTGAGTGCCAAAATAAAGGATTATGATAAACTACTTAATGAATCAAATATTGCAAATGAAACAAAGGAAAAAgtaatgaatgaatataaacaaacaattcatgAACGTGACAAGGAAGTTATCAGACTAAAAGGAGACTATGAAGAAGCAACGgctaatttcaatattaaacatagCAAAATTGCTGAAGAACACAAGAAAGAAATAGAAGATCGTAATTTAAGAATAGAGCAGCTAACCAAAGAAATTGAGAGCCACAAGCAAATATTGGAGAAAAACAAAGTAGAAATTGATAGCTTAACCACGCAATTTAACATGAACACAGACGAATTAAAGGCATTGAAAGAAGAAAATGTTAGGCTTAAACAAAGCCTAAACGAGTTGACAGAAATTAATACCAActtgaaaaacaaaatatcatcAATGGAACTCGAAATTGGTGAACTAAACCGTCAGTTAGAAAGTACGAAAGAGAAATGTGAAGAATTGCAAAAATCGAAAGAAAAAGTTGAAAATGAGTATATGAATCTGACTGGACAAACAACAGATTCCAATGAGCAGTTTAATAAACTATCTCAACACTTAAAAGATACTGAAAAAGAACTTCAGGACCTTAAGGATAAGCATAGAGAAACAGCTAATAATTACGGCAGAGTAGAACAAGagctgaaacaaaaaatatttaaaatacaagaaGACTTTTCAATTGAACGTACAGAATTAATACGATCTATTGACGAAAATGTTGAAAAGCATAAAATTGCTGAACAAAAATTACAGGAAATAGAACAACGGGTGTTGCAAGTAAATAATCGTCTTAAAGAACTTGAAACTGAAAACGATAAACTCTTGGatgaaaatacaattttgaaaCAGGAAATTGAAagtcttaaaataaaagaacaaGAAATGATTCATGAATTTGACGCAACTCGGAAGAAACTTGAAGTAGATACAGATAAGTATAAGGAAGAGATTGCACTTTTGAAAGCAGAAGGTGCTTCATCAGAAGTGAAATTGATTGAAAAAGTAGATCAGCTTACCGATGCGCAAAATGAcctgaataataaattagaagAAGCCAGAAAACACGAGGACTCCCTGCAAAAAATTTTGGATGACATGACTTTGCAAATAAACAATGAAAAGATTCAACATGAAAAAGAAAGAGATCAAATTTTAAATCAGTTAGCACATATTAATACACAGGCTGGTGTCCAGAAAAATGAAGAGATagaattaaagaaaacatTAGAAGTCAAAGAAAATGATATCAAAGAGCTAAAACTGAAATTAGAAATGCTTGAGATAGATTTGAAATCAAACGAAGAAATTGTAGTAGAAAAAGATCGTCAAATGGCTCAAATAAGTGAGGAACTTACAAAGATGActgacaataaaaataaaattgaagagcaattaaatattgttctcACAGAGTCGACGACACTGAAGCAGAAATATGAAAGCCTTCTTAAAAATTCTTCAACGGAAGAATCTTTGTTGAAGGAACAACACGGGCAGTTGGAGacattgaaaattgaaatggcAACTATGGTTGCAGAGAAGTGTAATTTGGAGGCCAAGTACAATGAAACAATATCAGAAATCAGCAAGCTTAAGGAGAATTTAGATCAATTGGAAGTAAATTTAAAGCAAACAACAGAAATCAACACTGAACTTACAAAGCGAGTCGAAGAAAAAGATAACCTTTTAAAAACGCAGAGTCAAAAAATTGAACAGAATTCCATTCAAATGAAATCTGTAGATGAAGAAATCCAAAATCTTAAAAATGAACTCAATGGTAAGATTACTGCTCTCCATGAAAAGGAAGAACAACTCAATAAATTAAACGAAATTGTAAAAGAAGGATCTAATGACTCAAAACAAGCTATCGAAGTTTTGGAGAGTGAAACTACAGAACTAAAACGGAAACATCTTAATGAGGTAGAATCTCttaataatactattaaaacattacaaaacaGTCTATCGGAGCAAGAAAAGCAAGTAATAGAGTTATTGCAATCAAAAGAAAAGTTAAATGAATTACAAACAATGCTTGCAAAGTCTgataatgacattaaacaattAACGAATATTAATGAAGCTCAAAAATTAAACTATGAAGACCTTAACAAACAACTTCAAACGCAGTTTGATGAATACAAAAAAGAAAGCAAATTATTAAGACACGATCTTAAGGCTAAAGTAAGCAATTATGAAAAAGAACTTGAAGATTCAAGGAAGAAAATATCGACGGAAATAGAAACACAAAATCAGCTGCAAACAAAACTGTCGGACGCAGATAAGGCTATATTAGAATTAAAGGAGAAGTTAGAATTACTCTCGGTACAACAAATTAATGTCGGTGAAAAGGACGAGCGATTAGAAAAACTTACATTGGAACTACAGGCAACAAGAAACTCCAATGCTGAAGCTTTGCAACATATGGAAAAAACCTTACATTCACTGCGAGTAGATATCGAACAGAAGATGGCACTGGTGAAGGAAAAAGATAGTATTATTGTTCGGTTACAAGAAGATCTCAAG AACTTTAAGTCGAAACTAGAAATTTCTGAACGAGAAAAGGTTCTTTTACAAAAGGATATTTCTAAACGAAATAGTGAAATACGAGATAAAAACGACAATAATGCGATGGGAACATTGGGACAAGGGGATACTGCGCCTGCTCG GTCAGAAGAAGATAAGGATATGTTGGACGGTCAAGTGAACTTTTTGAATTCGGTGATCGTAGATATGCAAAAAAAGAATGAACAGTTAATGGCGAGAGTTCAGGCGCTGGAAGGAGGCAACATTACTGCTGAGCCTACACtttt CAACGGTCGCAAAGCGCGCGCAGTGGCGCCGCGTTTGTTCTGCGACATCTGCGACGTGTTCGACGCGCACGACACGGAGGACTGCCCCAAGCAGGCGCTGCCCGACACGCGCGAGCCGCACGAGGGCAAGAAGCAGCCGCCGCCGCCCAGGCCCTACTGCGATATATGTGAAG TGTTCGGGCACGCTACGGAAAACTGTGATGAAGAAGAGACCTTCTAA